From a region of the Chitinophaga caseinilytica genome:
- a CDS encoding RagB/SusD family nutrient uptake outer membrane protein, whose amino-acid sequence MKKNTITTFTILSLLAAAPACKKSLNTQPFDKISEDVIWSTKANAETFIFSTYGIMNSFASGPGTDPRTTNTLGFDGIYGGADAIFTERTDRNTDQGFNNWGAIRRCNQIITKVGESANISAADKTALIAEGKFLRAMSYFNVARSIGRIVWIDKLLKPEDDLKLPSTANPTETYALIIKDLEDAIAGLPTAKIAGRANKYAAAALLSEVCLQALAYKNYPAAPAIQANDPLLDKAIANAQLVINEGGYTMEPDYGGMFNETKATSGEIIFGIYRKSINTNVDGTPMQLFTPNINNDRVSQYGGSPALNSNTVFEAWVQHGPSQNIADDYLVKDQADPSKALPWDKTSQYLAAINEGVAIPTDKIPQAGGETAVKTGMIKAGSTETVWTLTNTGRDARWRASIISDSTDRHYGELLTTCIKGNATRWMKINGMAYYVSLSNMYWRKGMYTNVSPRPYVGIPTDYHYVVTRLGRVYLNLAEAYLLKGDVPNAVAAFNKTRDVHGKLPLSAAATSAEAWKDYKRERRVDLVMENDYYWSLLRWGRYGGNANHGNVAGGTIPELTEVPRVMDISKDRTAFSIVQGPFYSSNNVRNFDNTRRYLFPIAQGYLDQNPKFGPQNPNW is encoded by the coding sequence ATGAAGAAGAATACCATTACCACTTTTACCATATTATCGTTGCTGGCGGCAGCGCCGGCTTGTAAGAAGTCGCTCAATACGCAGCCGTTCGACAAGATCAGTGAAGACGTGATCTGGAGCACCAAAGCCAATGCGGAAACATTCATCTTTTCGACCTACGGCATTATGAACAGTTTCGCCAGCGGCCCCGGTACCGACCCGCGCACCACCAACACCCTTGGTTTCGACGGGATTTACGGTGGTGCGGACGCCATTTTCACGGAAAGGACGGACCGCAATACGGATCAGGGTTTCAATAACTGGGGCGCCATCCGCAGGTGCAACCAGATCATCACGAAAGTCGGCGAGTCTGCCAACATTTCCGCGGCCGACAAAACCGCGCTTATTGCGGAAGGGAAATTCCTCCGCGCCATGTCGTACTTCAACGTGGCACGCAGCATCGGCCGGATCGTGTGGATCGACAAGCTGCTGAAGCCTGAAGACGATCTGAAGCTCCCCAGTACGGCGAACCCCACGGAAACGTACGCCCTCATCATCAAAGACCTGGAAGACGCCATCGCGGGCCTGCCTACGGCTAAAATAGCTGGGCGGGCAAACAAATACGCAGCTGCGGCCCTGCTGTCGGAAGTATGCCTCCAGGCGCTGGCGTACAAAAATTACCCTGCCGCGCCGGCCATACAGGCGAACGATCCCCTGCTCGATAAAGCCATCGCCAACGCGCAGCTCGTGATTAACGAAGGCGGCTATACGATGGAGCCTGATTATGGCGGTATGTTCAACGAAACGAAAGCCACTTCCGGTGAGATCATTTTCGGCATCTACCGCAAATCGATCAACACGAATGTAGACGGTACGCCCATGCAGTTATTTACGCCCAATATCAACAACGACCGCGTAAGCCAGTATGGCGGCAGCCCCGCGCTGAATTCCAACACCGTTTTCGAAGCCTGGGTACAGCACGGCCCTTCGCAGAACATCGCAGACGATTACCTCGTGAAAGACCAGGCCGATCCGTCGAAAGCCCTGCCCTGGGATAAAACTTCGCAGTATCTGGCGGCGATCAATGAAGGCGTGGCCATTCCCACAGACAAAATTCCCCAGGCCGGCGGCGAAACCGCGGTGAAAACCGGGATGATCAAAGCAGGCAGCACGGAAACCGTATGGACGCTGACCAACACCGGCCGCGACGCGCGCTGGAGGGCTTCCATCATCAGCGATTCCACCGACAGGCATTACGGCGAACTGCTCACCACCTGCATCAAGGGAAATGCTACCCGCTGGATGAAGATCAACGGCATGGCATATTATGTGAGCCTGTCGAACATGTACTGGCGCAAAGGAATGTACACCAACGTGTCTCCCCGCCCCTATGTCGGCATCCCTACAGATTACCATTACGTGGTGACGCGCCTCGGCCGCGTATACCTCAACCTCGCGGAAGCTTACCTGTTAAAAGGCGACGTGCCCAATGCCGTGGCCGCTTTCAATAAAACCCGCGACGTACATGGCAAACTGCCCCTGTCTGCCGCTGCCACCTCCGCGGAAGCCTGGAAAGACTATAAAAGAGAAAGAAGGGTCGACCTGGTGATGGAGAACGATTATTACTGGAGCCTCCTGCGCTGGGGCCGCTACGGCGGCAATGCGAACCACGGCAACGTGGCAGGCGGAACGATCCCCGAACTGACGGAAGTTCCGCGCGTGATGGACATCAGCAAAGACAGGACGGCATTTTCCATCGTACAAGGGCCGTTCTACAGTTCCAACAACGTGCGCAATTTCGATAACACGCGGCGGTACCTGTTCCCCATCGCGCAGGGGTACCTGGACCAGAACCCGAAATTCGGCCCGCAGAATCCTAACTGGTAA
- a CDS encoding TonB-dependent receptor produces MKISGMLMLLTALQLSAKTFSQDRLNVDFREKKLAVALKELEKRTEYRFAFSNQVISDNLRVTVSAKDMFLEDVLRLMLSNTGLDFELLDNKLIVIRSAGSQLAFLTVKGRVTDSTGTPLPGVTIAAGKGLGTTTNENGEYQISVDENGQLTFSYIGFLPQTVTVNGRSTIDVVLQSSVDRLSDVVVIGYGNTTKRKLNSAVSTLSMDNVASLPVQSINDAIAGRVHGVIVTRSSGAPGVKSAISIRGGGTPLFVIDNMLRSQNDFENLNPNDIETYSVLKDAAATAIYGARGGNGVILITTKKGKAGQVNINYSYNTIFSQPTLFPKKMGSYDNLKAINDVYIAEGKTPPTHDTTLQFYKDQSKPFIYPNTDWQKIALKDYANEQRHDLSLSSGTKLLTYYASGSYYHQGTNLRTDNNYNDRITYRLNTVSEFEKIQLKVTTGIDGFVEKNSLPNSSTGNGYGALYSHIQNKKPNQLAYNEFGLPSINTTDNPAVELSPLSGYSRNTSRVFNGILGFDWEALFLKGLHFKANGNYNMWNSMSKAWNATAPSYTNGSTTPLLGNPPSLTSGRGDGSTLLLQGFVTYNTTSKGHNIEAMAGYEQANDKSGSLSATRQRYQLMFDQYVAGPTVDQLASGSESESARAGWIGKLGWNYNNKYYVNGTVRYDGNDLLPKEKQWGTFYAFDGGWSLLEEDFLKGIRDRKYLDYLKLRGSYGLTGTLDGIGAFQYVPGYNVNANAWVLNGQPMQGSSEPGSLPSTNFSWYSIRSHNIGMDLATLDNRLTGAVDYFYMRTTGYVTGDTRYSATLGIGLPPVNFDDGAMRREGWEFNLTWNDKIGKDFTYKVGLNFTKFDQLWERAIEDTTAMKNPYTRSSGQSAYLQQGYYNRGFYQNNSDLLYGARRISSINTVAGDLAYEDTNGDGKIDGSDFRNLGSNTFPRINYGVTLDLGYKGITLSAVVMGSGPRDRYLGDVIQGSSAQGILVYDFQKDYWRPDNKDARYPRQVSASGVNGGNNYTGSDFWILKSRFTRLKYLQLGYDLKERLLRHTAVRQFRVFLSGTNLLTISNSKKYFIDPESDTNNYGYPIQRTIALGVNVGF; encoded by the coding sequence ATGAAAATAAGCGGCATGCTCATGTTGCTCACCGCCCTTCAGCTATCGGCGAAAACTTTTTCGCAAGACAGGCTGAACGTGGATTTCAGGGAAAAGAAACTCGCGGTTGCGCTTAAAGAGCTCGAAAAAAGAACGGAATACCGGTTCGCTTTCAGCAACCAGGTCATATCGGACAACCTGCGGGTGACCGTTTCCGCCAAAGATATGTTCCTGGAAGACGTGCTCCGGCTCATGCTGAGCAATACGGGGCTGGATTTCGAACTGCTGGACAATAAGCTGATCGTTATCCGCTCCGCCGGCAGCCAGCTCGCCTTCCTCACCGTGAAAGGCCGTGTTACCGACAGCACGGGCACGCCCCTGCCCGGGGTCACCATTGCCGCCGGCAAAGGCCTGGGCACCACCACCAACGAAAACGGGGAGTACCAGATCTCGGTAGATGAAAACGGCCAGCTGACCTTCAGCTACATTGGGTTTCTCCCGCAAACCGTGACGGTGAACGGGCGGAGCACCATCGATGTGGTGTTGCAATCGTCTGTAGACCGCCTGTCTGACGTAGTGGTGATCGGTTACGGCAATACCACCAAGCGCAAGCTGAACAGCGCCGTGAGCACGCTTTCGATGGACAACGTGGCGTCGCTGCCCGTGCAATCCATCAACGACGCCATCGCAGGGCGCGTACATGGTGTGATCGTGACCCGCAGCAGCGGCGCGCCGGGCGTGAAAAGCGCCATTTCCATCCGGGGCGGCGGCACACCGTTGTTCGTCATCGACAACATGCTGCGCTCGCAGAACGATTTCGAAAACCTCAACCCCAACGATATCGAGACGTATTCCGTGCTCAAAGACGCCGCTGCCACGGCCATCTACGGCGCACGCGGCGGTAACGGGGTTATCCTTATCACCACCAAGAAAGGAAAGGCCGGCCAGGTGAACATCAACTATTCCTATAACACGATCTTCTCCCAGCCTACACTTTTCCCGAAGAAAATGGGGTCATACGACAACCTGAAAGCCATTAACGACGTCTATATCGCGGAAGGCAAAACACCGCCCACGCACGATACCACCCTACAGTTTTACAAGGACCAGTCCAAACCGTTCATCTATCCCAACACCGACTGGCAAAAGATTGCGTTGAAAGATTACGCGAACGAGCAGCGCCATGATCTTTCCCTGAGCTCCGGCACCAAGCTGCTTACCTATTATGCGTCCGGTTCCTATTACCACCAGGGCACCAATCTGCGGACGGACAATAATTACAACGACCGGATCACTTACCGCCTCAATACCGTCAGCGAATTCGAAAAGATCCAGCTGAAGGTAACCACGGGCATCGATGGTTTCGTGGAAAAGAACTCCCTTCCCAATTCCTCTACGGGTAATGGTTATGGCGCGCTTTACTCCCACATCCAGAACAAAAAGCCCAACCAGCTGGCGTATAATGAATTCGGGCTTCCGTCTATCAACACTACCGACAACCCGGCCGTGGAGCTTTCGCCGCTATCGGGTTATTCCCGGAATACTTCGCGTGTATTCAACGGTATCCTCGGGTTCGACTGGGAGGCGCTGTTCCTGAAAGGGCTGCACTTCAAGGCGAACGGGAACTACAATATGTGGAACTCCATGAGCAAAGCCTGGAACGCCACGGCACCGTCGTACACCAACGGGAGCACCACGCCCCTGCTGGGCAACCCGCCTTCCCTGACTTCCGGGCGCGGAGACGGAAGCACCCTCCTGCTGCAGGGCTTCGTGACCTACAACACTACCTCCAAAGGCCATAATATCGAAGCGATGGCGGGCTATGAGCAAGCCAACGACAAAAGCGGATCGCTGTCGGCCACCCGCCAGCGTTACCAGCTGATGTTCGACCAATACGTGGCTGGGCCTACCGTAGACCAGCTGGCTAGCGGCTCTGAATCGGAAAGCGCGCGTGCAGGCTGGATCGGTAAGCTGGGCTGGAATTACAATAACAAATATTACGTGAACGGGACCGTGCGCTACGACGGCAACGACCTGCTGCCGAAAGAAAAGCAATGGGGCACGTTTTATGCATTCGACGGGGGCTGGTCGTTGCTGGAAGAGGATTTCCTCAAAGGTATCCGCGACCGCAAGTACCTCGATTACCTGAAGCTGCGCGGGTCTTATGGCCTCACGGGCACGCTCGACGGGATCGGCGCCTTCCAGTACGTGCCGGGCTACAACGTGAATGCCAACGCATGGGTGCTGAATGGCCAGCCGATGCAGGGCTCCTCCGAGCCGGGATCGCTGCCCAGCACCAACTTCTCCTGGTACAGCATCCGCAGCCATAACATCGGTATGGACCTCGCTACGCTCGATAACCGCCTGACCGGCGCGGTGGATTATTTCTACATGCGCACCACCGGCTACGTAACGGGCGATACCCGATATTCCGCCACGCTCGGCATCGGCCTGCCGCCGGTGAACTTCGACGATGGTGCGATGCGTCGTGAAGGATGGGAATTCAACCTGACCTGGAACGACAAGATCGGTAAAGACTTTACCTACAAGGTGGGCCTGAACTTCACGAAGTTCGACCAGCTGTGGGAGCGCGCCATCGAGGATACGACGGCGATGAAGAACCCCTATACCCGGTCTTCCGGCCAATCGGCGTACCTGCAGCAAGGCTACTATAACAGAGGGTTTTACCAGAATAACAGCGACCTGTTGTACGGTGCGCGCAGGATTTCGTCGATCAACACCGTGGCCGGCGACCTCGCTTATGAGGATACGAACGGCGATGGCAAGATCGACGGCTCCGATTTCCGGAACCTCGGCAGCAATACGTTCCCGCGGATCAACTACGGCGTAACGCTGGACCTGGGGTATAAAGGAATCACGCTGAGCGCAGTGGTGATGGGCTCCGGCCCCCGCGACCGGTACCTCGGCGATGTGATCCAGGGATCCTCGGCACAGGGGATCCTGGTGTACGACTTCCAGAAAGATTACTGGCGGCCCGATAACAAAGACGCGCGCTATCCCCGCCAGGTTTCCGCCAGCGGCGTGAACGGAGGGAATAACTATACCGGAAGCGATTTCTGGATCCTGAAATCCAGGTTTACCCGCCTGAAATACCTGCAACTGGGCTACGATCTCAAAGAGCGCCTCCTGCGCCATACGGCGGTCCGCCAGTTCAGGGTGTTCCTTTCAGGTACCAACCTGCTCACGATCTCCAACAGTAAAAAGTATTTCATCGATCCGGAATCCGATACCAATAACTATGGATATCCCATCCAGCGGACGATTGCGCTGGGCGTGAACGTAGGTTTCTGA
- a CDS encoding FecR family protein, with translation MEYTTEELIINDSFINYCLGRNAEDILFWEEMAHARPDLALRMQEAAEIVLGLHIMLQREVHDGMDETSFEAERRGIFRRILPYAAAVAAAALVGWLVWGMTVQQGGMQQDMATHGKGANENKSALTYVTQRGERRFFVLPDSTRVYLGAGSNLRLLEGFATLNREVHLSGEALFDVPANAELPFIVHSQGQDVNVLGTLFNVKAYPEEEIIETSLIRGKVELVLPGSDHRWPLLPNQKMIVNRAGGDPGIVNGKSGKLVLLPLSYSAKDSAVIETVWAKGRLEIVNESFADIRKELERWYNVNIDIKDKAVEGYTFTATFTHENIGEILKILQQTYYFNYEISGNKITITK, from the coding sequence ATGGAATATACTACTGAAGAGCTGATCATCAACGATTCATTCATCAATTATTGTTTAGGCAGGAATGCGGAGGATATCCTTTTTTGGGAAGAGATGGCCCATGCCCGGCCAGACCTGGCGCTCCGCATGCAGGAAGCGGCGGAGATCGTGCTGGGGCTGCACATTATGCTGCAACGGGAAGTGCACGACGGGATGGATGAAACTTCGTTCGAAGCGGAACGGCGTGGCATTTTCAGGCGGATATTGCCCTATGCGGCCGCTGTAGCCGCCGCGGCGCTGGTGGGCTGGCTGGTTTGGGGGATGACGGTCCAGCAGGGCGGGATGCAGCAGGATATGGCCACCCATGGCAAAGGAGCGAATGAAAATAAAAGCGCCCTCACCTATGTGACCCAGCGGGGCGAGCGCCGGTTCTTTGTGCTGCCAGACAGTACCCGCGTTTATCTCGGCGCGGGATCGAACCTGCGGCTGTTGGAAGGTTTTGCGACATTGAACCGCGAAGTGCATTTGAGCGGAGAAGCTTTGTTCGATGTGCCGGCCAACGCGGAATTACCGTTCATCGTCCATAGCCAGGGGCAGGACGTCAACGTACTGGGCACGCTGTTCAACGTAAAAGCTTATCCTGAAGAAGAGATCATCGAAACCTCGCTGATCCGCGGTAAAGTGGAACTGGTACTACCCGGCAGCGATCACCGCTGGCCGCTGCTGCCCAATCAGAAAATGATCGTCAACCGTGCCGGCGGCGATCCGGGGATCGTCAACGGGAAGTCCGGAAAACTGGTACTGTTGCCGCTTTCATATAGCGCCAAAGACAGCGCCGTTATTGAAACGGTGTGGGCGAAAGGGCGGCTCGAAATCGTCAACGAATCGTTCGCGGATATCCGCAAGGAACTGGAAAGATGGTATAATGTAAATATCGATATAAAAGACAAGGCAGTGGAAGGCTATACGTTTACGGCCACATTTACACATGAGAACATAGGAGAAATACTGAAGATTCTGCAGCAAACCTACTATTTCAATTACGAGATTTCAGGCAACAAGATCACCATTACCAAGTAG
- a CDS encoding sigma-70 family RNA polymerase sigma factor codes for METTVNITKWVQDCYSSYSAHFINMGLRLGFRRDELGDIISQFFLDLLEKNIDPQTIQHPKTYLSTAFRRKLVDHYRGTRQVPKVCDAGVAESFPVPSIQDTMEAVQSNSELIAKIRKAFDKLPKRSRQIVYLKYYEGLSTDEIALRTGLEKRTVYNQLHEGIKFLRKELSAGAPGIHLSSLLSLLPLL; via the coding sequence ATGGAGACAACAGTGAATATTACCAAATGGGTACAGGACTGCTATAGTTCCTACAGCGCGCATTTCATCAATATGGGGCTGCGGCTGGGTTTCAGGAGAGACGAGCTGGGCGATATCATTTCCCAGTTTTTCCTGGACCTGCTGGAAAAAAACATCGATCCGCAAACTATTCAGCATCCCAAAACATATTTGTCCACCGCTTTCCGCCGCAAACTGGTAGACCATTACCGCGGTACCCGGCAAGTCCCGAAAGTCTGCGACGCCGGCGTGGCGGAATCCTTCCCCGTTCCCTCCATCCAGGATACGATGGAAGCGGTGCAGTCCAACTCCGAACTGATCGCCAAAATCCGCAAGGCGTTCGATAAATTACCGAAACGCAGCCGGCAGATCGTGTACCTGAAATATTACGAGGGGCTGTCGACCGACGAAATCGCGCTTCGTACAGGCCTCGAAAAACGGACGGTTTACAACCAGCTGCACGAGGGCATCAAGTTCCTCCGGAAAGAGCTGAGCGCCGGGGCGCCGGGCATCCATCTTTCTTCCCTTCTTTCCCTCCTTCCCTTACTGTAA
- a CDS encoding response regulator transcription factor, producing the protein MWKQTTERTIAIVDDHPVVIEGLRTLLHGTPGISGMHAFTSGGAFMAWLGRNHADLVLLDIMLPDANGLDLCKDIKRMSPETVVLAVSNQAERSMILQILQNGASGYLLKNASAAEFKKCLDEALNGGVAFSREVREILARPGRDELRAPATLTRREKQVLQLVTEGKTTTGIAQELHLSPLTVETHRRNMMQKLEVKNAAELIMAAVQRKLL; encoded by the coding sequence ATGTGGAAGCAGACAACTGAACGCACCATCGCCATCGTAGACGATCATCCCGTGGTCATCGAAGGCCTGCGGACCCTCCTGCACGGCACGCCCGGCATCTCCGGGATGCACGCCTTCACTTCGGGCGGCGCTTTCATGGCCTGGCTGGGCCGCAACCACGCCGATCTCGTGCTCCTCGACATCATGCTGCCCGATGCCAACGGCCTGGATCTGTGTAAAGACATCAAGCGCATGTCGCCAGAAACCGTTGTGCTGGCCGTGAGCAACCAGGCGGAGCGCAGCATGATCCTCCAGATCCTCCAGAACGGCGCCTCCGGCTACCTCCTGAAAAACGCCTCGGCCGCGGAATTCAAAAAATGCCTCGACGAAGCGTTGAACGGCGGCGTTGCGTTCAGCCGGGAAGTCCGCGAAATCCTGGCCCGCCCCGGCCGCGACGAGCTTCGTGCGCCCGCTACCCTCACCCGCCGCGAGAAACAGGTCCTCCAACTCGTCACAGAAGGGAAAACGACCACCGGCATCGCGCAGGAGCTGCATTTGAGCCCGCTCACGGTAGAAACCCATCGCCGGAACATGATGCAGAAACTCGAAGTGAAGAACGCGGCCGAGCTCATCATGGCCGCCGTGCAACGGAAACTCCTGTAG
- a CDS encoding sensor histidine kinase, whose protein sequence is MMRIFFACCLAVAGGLPARAQQLNSRLYQDSLRTAIAAAPTDSARAVAAFQLAEHLATRDTLQAAYLISEGLQWAKGSPLAKALHPYYSALLISQTDRDAAARLYLQADSLLSPFADSLALAVRSKAWHRYGGLRLFQDDPKQFTDILLNKAIPLARRTGDSSLIGKHYLGIGYVFRNQGQHDVADEYMRTALRVLREGHSPPDQLLVTYIALAENSSLWERNGQAPEMLDSARVLLAPYPDSYHWIDYYAAESLYFNTAKNWTAALESLGKGIAIAGKLQKRYEQQRLELQQYYALHNLGRYREALAVITYLANQPEMMAVVTNRLLVYAGLAETHAAMGNGATAYQWQKKYSAVSDSFHTSHLRNEISAMEVRYRNAEHQEKIATLEAKARQAQLASHNTRLSFWLLAVGSVLVLASAVFIYFQYRNGRRLASQKLKDMEQRQMIATSHAMLEGEERERRRVARDLHDGLGGMLAGMKIRLSGMAAGEESGPLDQVIGQLDHSVNELRRIARNMMPENLFKFGLETALRDLCESLSTPVTRISYQAFGIAADIPVQTQVTIYRIVQEALANAIRHAHAKEVILQCSQNGDTFFITIEDDGKGFDVPAKEESTGTGLTNIRNRVHYLKGKLDIHSVIGEGTAINIEIHVEADN, encoded by the coding sequence ATGATGCGAATCTTTTTCGCCTGCTGCCTCGCGGTGGCGGGCGGCTTACCGGCAAGGGCACAACAATTGAACAGCAGGCTGTACCAGGATAGCCTGCGTACGGCCATTGCTGCCGCCCCGACCGACAGCGCCCGGGCCGTGGCGGCCTTCCAACTGGCCGAGCACCTCGCCACGCGAGATACCCTGCAGGCCGCGTACCTCATTTCCGAAGGGCTGCAATGGGCAAAAGGCTCGCCTCTCGCCAAAGCCCTCCATCCCTATTACTCCGCCCTCCTGATCTCACAAACGGACCGCGACGCCGCAGCGCGCCTGTATCTGCAGGCAGATTCCCTCCTCTCTCCTTTCGCCGACAGCCTCGCGCTCGCCGTACGGTCCAAAGCATGGCACCGCTACGGCGGGCTCCGGCTTTTCCAGGACGATCCCAAACAATTCACGGATATCCTCCTCAACAAAGCCATTCCCCTCGCCCGCCGTACGGGCGACAGTTCCCTCATCGGCAAGCACTACCTGGGCATCGGCTACGTTTTCCGTAACCAGGGCCAGCACGATGTGGCAGACGAATACATGCGCACCGCACTGCGCGTGCTGCGCGAAGGCCACTCGCCGCCAGACCAGCTCCTTGTCACCTACATCGCCCTGGCGGAAAATTCCAGCCTGTGGGAGCGCAACGGCCAGGCCCCTGAAATGCTCGACAGCGCACGCGTATTGCTCGCGCCGTATCCGGATTCATACCACTGGATCGACTATTACGCGGCAGAAAGCCTTTATTTTAATACCGCCAAAAACTGGACGGCCGCGTTGGAAAGCCTCGGCAAAGGGATCGCCATCGCCGGAAAACTGCAGAAAAGATACGAGCAGCAGCGCCTCGAACTGCAACAGTATTACGCACTGCATAACCTCGGCCGGTACCGGGAAGCCCTGGCCGTCATCACCTATCTCGCCAACCAGCCGGAAATGATGGCCGTGGTCACCAACCGCCTCCTTGTTTATGCCGGACTGGCTGAAACGCACGCCGCCATGGGCAACGGCGCCACGGCTTACCAATGGCAGAAGAAATACAGTGCCGTGAGCGACAGCTTCCATACCAGCCACCTCCGGAACGAGATCAGCGCCATGGAAGTCCGCTACCGCAACGCAGAGCACCAGGAAAAGATCGCCACGCTGGAGGCGAAAGCCCGGCAGGCGCAACTGGCCAGTCATAACACCCGCCTTTCTTTCTGGTTGCTGGCCGTGGGTAGCGTGCTGGTGCTGGCTTCCGCGGTATTTATCTACTTCCAGTACCGCAACGGGCGCAGGCTGGCTTCGCAGAAACTGAAAGACATGGAACAGCGGCAAATGATCGCCACCTCTCACGCCATGCTCGAAGGCGAAGAGCGCGAACGCCGGCGCGTGGCGCGCGATCTGCACGATGGGCTAGGCGGCATGCTGGCAGGGATGAAGATCCGGCTGTCTGGCATGGCCGCGGGCGAGGAAAGTGGTCCGCTGGACCAGGTGATCGGCCAGCTCGATCATTCGGTGAATGAGCTTCGCCGCATCGCGCGGAACATGATGCCGGAGAACCTGTTCAAGTTCGGGCTGGAAACGGCGCTGCGCGACCTGTGCGAATCGCTGTCCACCCCCGTCACGCGTATCAGTTACCAGGCTTTCGGCATTGCTGCGGACATTCCCGTGCAAACGCAGGTCACCATTTACCGCATCGTCCAGGAAGCATTGGCGAACGCTATCCGGCACGCGCATGCGAAAGAAGTAATCCTGCAATGCAGCCAGAACGGGGATACATTTTTCATCACCATCGAAGACGACGGAAAGGGGTTCGATGTTCCGGCGAAGGAGGAATCCACCGGCACAGGGCTTACCAACATCCGCAACCGCGTCCATTACCTGAAAGGCAAACTGGACATTCATTCCGTTATCGGCGAAGGCACCGCCATCAATATAGAAATCCATGTGGAAGCAGACAACTGA
- a CDS encoding DUF2589 domain-containing protein — translation MAKINPKSRTNPRPRVAPASAVTPSAPAASAAADVAAASTQKLARAVSSSRAPMAKAINTDLVSQLNAIDFKKMIGGPLQAAVDAQVASALATVNFINEVGFSKAEGSDEKELIMVDFTHERSDVNEAGEEVKKKIYVKVPLIAMLPVPSLRIEHVIIDFNAKLNSVESSKVSEDIGVNAEVKAGWGPVSFKVSASYQRKSVTGVEVKKEFALNVNVKAVQDEMPAGLERILGMLSA, via the coding sequence ATGGCAAAGATCAATCCGAAAAGCCGTACTAACCCCCGGCCCCGCGTAGCGCCCGCAAGCGCCGTTACCCCCTCCGCCCCCGCTGCCAGCGCCGCTGCTGACGTAGCTGCCGCCTCCACCCAAAAACTCGCCCGCGCTGTTTCCTCCAGCCGCGCGCCCATGGCCAAAGCGATCAATACCGACCTGGTATCGCAACTGAACGCCATCGACTTCAAGAAAATGATCGGCGGTCCGCTCCAGGCGGCCGTAGACGCCCAGGTGGCCTCTGCCCTCGCTACGGTGAACTTCATCAACGAAGTCGGTTTCAGCAAGGCAGAAGGCAGCGACGAAAAAGAGCTCATCATGGTAGACTTCACCCACGAAAGAAGCGACGTGAACGAAGCCGGTGAGGAAGTGAAAAAGAAAATTTATGTGAAAGTGCCCCTCATCGCCATGCTCCCCGTTCCGAGCCTGCGCATCGAGCACGTGATCATCGATTTCAACGCCAAACTGAACTCCGTGGAATCTTCCAAAGTGAGCGAAGACATCGGCGTGAACGCAGAAGTGAAAGCAGGATGGGGACCGGTAAGCTTCAAGGTGTCTGCATCCTATCAGCGCAAATCCGTGACCGGAGTGGAAGTGAAGAAGGAATTCGCACTGAACGTAAACGTAAAAGCCGTGCAGGACGAAATGCCCGCCGGCCTGGAAAGGATCCTCGGCATGCTTTCCGCATAA
- a CDS encoding DUF2589 domain-containing protein, whose product MTPTNESTRELPVSQLALQQMISAPIRAMMEAQTASALASAELVRKISFYEPTPGQREIAMADFTHTRNGETREIRVPLISLVPVQTLRIAEAKLSFNVKMIRTEKQNGSVKAMPAYQKSGTRQQHFEMNMQVSVVQDELPASLLAELGVQPG is encoded by the coding sequence ATGACCCCAACAAACGAATCCACCCGCGAATTGCCCGTTTCACAACTGGCATTGCAGCAGATGATTTCCGCACCCATCCGCGCCATGATGGAAGCGCAAACGGCTTCGGCGCTCGCTTCGGCGGAGCTCGTCCGCAAGATCAGCTTCTACGAGCCCACGCCCGGTCAGCGCGAGATCGCCATGGCGGATTTCACGCACACCCGCAATGGCGAGACCCGCGAGATCAGGGTGCCGCTCATTTCACTGGTGCCTGTCCAAACCCTCCGCATCGCCGAAGCGAAGCTTTCGTTCAACGTCAAAATGATCCGCACCGAAAAGCAGAACGGCAGCGTGAAAGCCATGCCGGCCTATCAAAAGAGCGGAACACGGCAGCAGCATTTCGAAATGAACATGCAGGTGTCAGTGGTGCAAGACGAGCTGCCGGCATCCCTCCTCGCCGAACTGGGCGTACAACCCGGTTAA